The DNA region GTTTAATACGAGGAGTTTTTTAGTGGGGAATCTATAAATATTTTTACAAGTGTTTATTGAATTTTGAGGGCTGCCTGAGTGAGGAGTATATGTTGAAAACATCTTCAATAATTTCATCACCTAATAATCATGTTTGGAAGGATGTGGAGAATTAGTGCTCCAATTCAATTTGTGATCATGTTTTTCTTTTCCACTTTTTTAATTTTGGGAAAGGGTGTTTGGTATGGTAGTTGTTTTGTTAGTGGCCCTGAGCATGTGTGTGATACTAACAATGGTCAAGGACAGCTTTTTGTCTCTTGTGTGGGGGAAATTTGGTGATATTTGTTCAGTGTCTTTTTTAATATCTGAACGGCTAAAGCAGTTTATTCCTTTATTCCATCTGAAATAAAATAATACCAATAAATATGGCGTCATACCCAAACATGGTGACACTCACGAAATTGCTATGGGTTTTATTAGAAAATATCTTCGCTCTCGCAAAAgatatttgtttttttttttaatgatGGGATTACGAAAGATATTTGTTTATTGGATAATTAAAAAGGTGCTATTTGTTTATTGGAATTAAAAAGGTATAAACTATCGGGATAAAAATCTACCACTACTGTACAAATTTCTACTATTTTCTTATGATAGCTCCCTCTAGTATATATGAAAGTGTGACATGCTATGCTATGATGCATATGTATGATTATGGTACTCGGAACAAATATTCTTACGTGACAGATTGTCCTTCCCGTTTAGGCCGGCTTAACAGAATGATCATAATTAAGATAATTAAGCGTGTGATTTaaaaatttggaaaaaaaaaatCACAGGAACGGATCTGGTTATTGtacttttaaaatttaaaattatgaaaaattatGTTAATATAAATGTCTGTAAAAGcatgaaaaaaataaaatgggaTGAAACAAACATAATATTAGAGAGTATAGATCTAAAATCTTAGTTCATCTTAAAAAAAAAGAGTTTTTTAATACACCTTATATGTTATTTACGCACCACACAAAATATTAAAAGGTCTCTCATATAAACATATAATTGGAGATTTAATGTCATATGTGGTTTGTATAACTATGATTTGTGTGAAAAGTTAATCGACCATCCAATTGTGTGTCGCTTCATCTTGAAAGAGAAGGAATGCATTGTTGACATGACATTGAATTTGGGGGGATAAAACTGATAATTAAGATAACACCAAGTGTACAATTTTTGCTACCAAACTAACAAGACACTTTGGGGGGATAAAACTGAAATGCAACAACTCTTGAAACTGATGGATGATAAAAATTATGTGTCTAGGTACCGAACGTGTGAGGATAGAGTTAACAttagagatatattttggactAATCCTGATTCCATCAAGTTGTGCAACATGTTTCCTATTGCGCTCATACTTGATTCAACGTATAAGACCAACAAGTATAAACTTCCATTATTGTAGATGGTTGGTGTTAACTTTAATGAGAAGACTTATTCTATCGGGTTTGCATTTCTAGAGAGCGGAAAAGAAGAGAATGTTACTCGGGCCTTAAAGGTGTGTCAGTCAATGTTGAAGGACCAAGAAGAGATGCCTAAAGTGATTGTTATCGGCCACAATACCGTCTTGATGAATTCGGTTGCAAATGTATTTCCTACATCTTATGCATTACTTTGTAGGTATCCCATAACAAAGAATGTGAGAAGTCAGGTTAAATCCGCAATAGGGGCGAAACAAATAAACGTCGAAGATGGAAAAATGGTGAAGGAGGATGTGGTTGTGGAAAAAATAATGGATGCATGTAATCATATAGTAAATTCTTCCACTAAAGAATTATATGCCGATTCCGTTATGCATTTTAGGAAAATGTGCGAAAAATATCCTGATTTGTTGAAATATGTTGAAAGCATAATTCTTGACCAAGTGAATAAGAAAGTTGTTTGTGCTTGGACCGATCAGGTTAGACACCTTGGAAATACAATAACTAACCGAGTTAAATCTGCCCATGCTACATTGAAGAAATGCTTGAGAAATAGTAAGAGCGATTTGCGTAGAGACTGAGACTCTGTGAACCAAATGATTCAGAACTAGCATAATGAGATACATACATCATTTGATCGTAGCATCACAGTTTTGGAACACAGATTTAAAGACAACAATCTTTATTCTCAGTTGGTCGGTAACATATCTCGAGCGAgtttgaattatatttttcaCAAAGTTAAACGAGCTGATAATGTAGGTTCCGATAGCGCAAAGTGTGGATGTACAATTGTGAAAACATATGGTCTCCCATGTGCTTGTGTTATTGCAAATGAGTGAAACTTGGTAGTCCAATAAGAATGGACGAGGTTTGCACTCACTAGAAGAGACTtaggtttgatgatgatggtgtcaTGAAAGACGGTAAATCAAATATCTATATCTTGACCGAATGGAAAGtgatacaagagagatttttgaaaGCCGGTGACAACATGAAACTCCACATCAAAGAATAATTGAGTAAGATTGCTTATCCGAAAACGACCGACTTGAAACCACATTCTCAAAAGATGCTCCAAAGAAGCTCAAGCCTACACCGAGTGACACTTCAACGGTGCGGTCTCCTTTgtattttgaacatgttgacaaTGTTTTTTCGAACTCGACAActccaaaatctcaaaaaagtGTTTTCAAAGGAGATCGCATTAGCAAACCACCTCCTTCACCGCCTCAACCAAATATTCAATTCATTGACGAGGTGCctctttttatgcacaaatacataGAGCAAACCGTCAATATTGAGAGGGACGATAATCGCGATTATCGAGCTATTTCGGCTTTACTCAGTAAAGAAGAAGATAATCATACACTTGTCCACCATCAACTTATTCAAGAGTTGAAGACTCATAAAGAATCATACACACGACTatacaaaaagaaagaaaactTCGATGAAATTTATGAGTCTCTTGTTCTTTGCCTTAGTGGACCGACACTAGAGGAAAAATAGATGCACTTCCCTGAAATGGGTCACCTTATAGCATGCGCGTATGATAAAGTGTGTATTGATCTTACACGATACGGTTTGTCAAAAACCCTTTTCCCACGGTGCACCGccccacctcaaaatccaaatgatcGTATTGTGTGTATTGAGTGACTTTCAAAATCATGATATTTGTTCAAGTTTACTTGAAACCGGGATGTCCTATACCACTTACATCATCGGAGTGAGCAACTCATTCAACAACAAAAGTCTAGACTTGTCTGAACCACTTTATGGAGAGGATGCGAGAGCTCGAGAAATTGAGCAacattgaaagagaatcaaatgcAAAAAAGTTAAAGAGGGTACCACCCATAGATTTAGCCGATGACAAATGTTTCGATTCGTTTTAATTTTCTGTTTAGCCAGACAAATAAGTGTATGTAATTGTGTCTCAATATTAATGAAGTGCAATATATACAATTTCTTAATATTTTATACATATTTGATCTTTCCCATAATATTTATTCATTTGTCAAACAAAGTCTTCAATTAGGTTATGTTTTCAAAGGATTTATTTTCTGCTTGTTCAAGAGAGGTTCCAGAGATGTATCTCTTGAACAAGATAATAGGGTGCAGAATCAGAGATATATCTCCAGAATCAGCGTGTCAGATTTTGAATGGTTCACATTTGCCTACAACTTTTGTAAATTAAGGTGCTATATTTTTTAATTTCGCACAAACTGAAAATGTATCAAATGTCAGAAATAAACATCATTTGGTATGTCGCAAATGTCTCTTTCTCCAGCGTGACACCCAGACAAAAGTTTAAGCTCAACGAGTACACCTCTATTGCAGATCTAAAATACGAAATCCATAATCTCCTATTTTACGGAGACAATCGAAAAATTATGAAGCTCGAGTACCGTTCACCGTCAATTGACAACGAAGAGAAGATTAAGTTCAACAACTTTGCGCTTAAGACAGATGCATATGTAAGGGCTATATGGAATACATTTTTCCGTTTCAAAACAAAAGTTTCGTTCGAGTTGGAAACGACGATTTCAAGATCGTTCGAAGATATTGTGACGATGTTGAAGCGTCCACTTGGATATTAAAGTGTAATGCTGCATTTTATGTTGAAATTATCTATGTAGTGCTTATTTTATGTTATgaatattaattttattttgtcaaattaCAAGTTTTTGATTTCTTCCTCCTATGCATACGTTACGAAAATGCATCTACAAATATATcccggagatgcatctccggtaTTAAAAAAACCAAACTAATAAAGCATTACTCAGAATGACTTACGTTGTGTGTATATTGAATACATCCGAAGATgcatttttaaaatttaaaaaacattTTAATATTTTAGTATAATACCTAAATAATATATAAAATGTATTAAAAAATTCTCTAAAAACAAGACACCCCAATAAAAACTAACATTACAAGTGACCCGGAGCCATTTTGCCTCCTAAGAGATACAACATTTTAAAAAATATTTGCCTCCGAAGAGATGCAACATTTTAAAAAATATGGATACATTAATAGAATAATAAGAgcttattttaaaaaaatatattaagAGAAAACTAAGTTGTTAAACTCAAAAATGTTATGAAGCGTTGCTCTCTATTGATGTGAATTgcaaaataaaaagataaaaaaacAGAATCTAACTTTAATGGTAAAGGGATGATTGGTACCAATAACAAAATTGAGCATGTATAAAGCGCAATTGGGTGGCAAATTAATCAAAGTGGTTGATAGATTAATGGTCCCAAACAATACATTGAAATCATTATTTTTGCGTATTGAAATGGTGGGGCGACAATAACCTTTACCTACTGCAAAGTTATGTGGTTGGAGCTTAAGAATAGTGTCACTAAGCTTATCCACTCCATTTTAGACAGAGACACAAGGTTTAGTTTCTTCTTATGCACTAAATTTTGATAAAATCCATAATAATGCTATCACTAACAACAAGCTTTTAAGGCCATTGGTTTTGGTATTACTTTTTTGTTTTAATAATACAAAGTTTTAACTTAATATGTTTGACTTTTTAAATCCTTTTATCTTTGTTTTTTGTTTATATTTCAATTCAGAAAAAAGAGTAATAATACATCGTTTAATTGGACAGAAGTAAACAACAATGTTGAATGTGTTATATAGTTGTTCATGTCATGTTTATTGGTGATAGATAAGTTGTTATAAACAGGTGAGGATGTAGGATTTGATTTTGAATTGCAGTTGCATAGAGAttataggttttattatttgtatACTTTGGTATACCTTTATAGCATTGTTTTTTCTTACCACTACTTCACTATTTTATTAGTTAAGATATATGTTAGTTAATAGTACATATGTATACTAGAAATAAAATATTATGGTGAGTAACGTTTGGttcaataaataaataaatatttatattattaGGTATTTTTTTTGTCACTTCATCTATGATTCATTGTAATTTTATTTCAATAAACTATAATTCCCTCTGCGTTGAGTTATAACTTTGATATGAAAGTTTGCAACTAATTTTGTGTTGtaattttgatccaaaaatttGTAATCAATTGTGTGTTAAGTTGCAATTTTGATCTGAAAGTTTATAAATAGTTGTGTGTCAAGTTACAACATTCAAGTTACAACATTGATTTAAAAGTATGTAGCTATTTATTTGTTAAAAGTTAGGTAGTAGTTAGTTACTTAAGGTAGTTAGAGTTTGTTGAGAAACTTTATGCAAGTTATGTGTATGATTTAAGTTTTTTAAAGCTTTTTTTGTATTGTATAGTTTCAAATTCATATAGTGCAGTGGCTTAAGTCACAAGctttcttctttcttctttcttATGACGTTAATAGCAAATTGTTATAACAAATTGGTATAACAAAGCATGTTTCGATTTATTCATTAATCTTTGATCATGATCGACGACAAACTCGAATACAACTTCAAATCATTTCCATGCTAATTTGGCAGTATTGAAAGATAAAAATTATAATCGATGGTGAGCACAAATGAAGGCGATATTCAAATTATATACCCCATCAATTATAGAAATAATCGAGAGGTAAAATGGCGCCTTTACGAAAAAACATATGTGCAGTTACTGGGGATCGAACTCACTACAAGTTCAATGCTTTTATCCTCAATTATTCCAAAACCGATGTGTAAAATGGAAACTTTTCATGTCACCCTTTGTTACCTCTCCTGAGTAACCGAGACACAATCCACTTCGCGTCCGAGGTAAGATGTACTTTTTATTGTAGTGTTTTGTGAGAAATAAAGAACAAAGTATGAAGTGATTGCACCATATACATCATAACACAATGACATagaaaaaaataaagaaataataGAAGTGTGTTGAACATCGCGAGAAGCATGTTGAAAGAGAAGAAAATGTATCATAGGTTCATGAGTGATGTGGTTCCAACACCAATTCATATTATAAATAGAAGTCCAATAAAGAAGACACCACATGAGGCTCAGACAAGTTAAAAACTGAGTGTTGGACATTCAAGATTTTTGACTCACTATGTTTTAGGCATGTGCTAAATAAAATTTGGAGAAAGTTGGATGAGATGAGTCCATCAATGGTTATCATAAGTTATCACTCAACTAGTGCATACATATTTTATGATTCAAAAGATAAAAATGGCCATCAACAAATATGTGATATGAAATGAGAATAAAGGTCGGGGTTGACAGCTAGGAAAATAAGGCATATGTTCTATGAATGAAGATAGAAGTGAACATGTTCTATCAATGTTGAAATAACTCCAATGGAACATGAAGCCAAATTTAGCAAAGAACTTCAAAGAAATAACCAATATTGACCTTATCATGGTGTGAAGAAAAATACATGGCAACTTCCTATGCAGATTATCAAGTACAATGGATTTAGATGTTGCTTGAAGAattgaggattcatgaaggaggaAAAATGGATATGCTACTTGACGGTAAATCATCCGTTGATATAGCAAACCATCGAATTAGTCATGGAATAAGTGATAATTCATTTATCTAGTAAAGCATTGAATCAATTATGGAATAAGTGATAATCCATTGATCTAGGAAAACATCCACGGTAGATTCAGACGTTGCTTGGGGAATTTAACATTCATgaaggagggaaaatgaagatGCTAGTTGATAATAAATCATCCATTAATCTAGGAAAACATCGAATTAGTCATGGAATAAGGCACATATGAAGATATAAGTGAACATGTTCTATTAATGTTGCAATAACTCCAATGGAACCTGAATCCAAATTTAGCAAAGAAGAAGATGAGAATCAATGGATTTTACAATGTACAAACAAATTATTTGATCTCTGAGGTACATATGAAGTGATAGGTATAACTTGTGTAAAAATGTAGGATTAGTGAACTTATTTATGGAACAACCAAGCGTATATAATCTTTTATCTACAAAGAGAATACTTAGGTATGTTAGAGGCACAACTGATCTTGGAATTTTGAAGACAAACAGGAAGAATAGAAAAGATGATGCATGATATTTGACTACTCAGATTCTTACTAGGGAGGTGATCAAGATGATATGAAGATAATTGTAGGCTAAACGTTCATGATTGGGAGAGCACCAACTGCATGGACTTCAAAGAAATAACCAATATTGACCTTATCATCGTGTGAAGAAAAATACAGGGCAACTTCCTATGCAAACTATCAAGTACAATGGATTTAGGTATTGCTTGAAGAATTGAGAATTTATGAAAGAGGAAAAACGGAGATGATAGTTGTCAATAAATCATTCATTGATCTAGAAAAACATCAAATCAATCATGGAATAAGTGAGTATACTAAAATGAGGCATCATTTCTTGAGAGATATAGTAAACAAAGATAGGTTAGAACTTGACTTTTGTAGAGCTAAGATGCAATTGGATGATATGTTGACAAAACCATTAAAGAAGACAAGACTTGAAGAATTGAACAAACTTATTGGAATGAAGAGACTTTCAAACAAGAATTAGGTGGCAAGACTCGATGACTTGAAGAAGCTTATAAGAATGGATAGACTTTCAAACATGAATTAGGCATTGTGTTGTGTTGTAATTTTATTTGGAAAGTTTCTAACTGACTTTTTGATGAGTTATAACTTTGGTCTATAAGTTTGCAACTATATTTGTGTTGAGTTGTAACTTTTATATGAAAGTTTATAATTAATTGTGTGTTAGATTATAACTTTGATATGAAAGTTTATAATTAACCGTGTGTTGATTTGTAACGTTGGTCTGCAAGTTTGTTACTAATTATTTTTTAAGAGCTAGTTAATAGTTAGTGTTGGAGGACTTAAGAGGGAGTTTCAAACTTTTAATCATCTTAGAGAAACAATTTTGATAAATCAATCTTGATTAAATCATTAATCACTAATTAAATATCAAATTAAAGATACTAGAAATATTGCTTAAAACATGCTTTAATTTTGATCATAAATTGGAAAATAAGAGTTTCTCTATATAGTCCGTCAAGTACAAGAAAGAACACGGTGCTAGCAACTTCATGAGAAAATATAACAATTAGGATTAACATGAGAGTGAACTCCTCTTTTATTTACCGAAAGATGCACTAAAATCCCAATAGTCTTATTTTATGAATTTTTTCAAAATAAGCTCaatattaattatatttaattaaactcttttaaaatataaaatataaaataaaataaaataatatttaatttaattaattgtcaaatctctttttttttttataaattaaatcatttttaatttaataaattaTATGTGTCAATgtattaaataaaattaatatttaattaaattaaatcttatttaatttaataatttgttttattattaatACTATATGCATGTGATCCTATAGGTTCTTGCATCATTGACGAtaatattaaataatttatttaatattataaaGGTTGAATGATATCGAGGAACACATCAATGTTATTCAAGCAATGAGAATGAGAATGATTTGACTTAATCTTTTTGTGATAATGATGAGGTGTATAATTACCTTTTTTGTCATTATAGCTTCATATTTAACACAAAGCATAATATGTGTTATTATATATTTAGTAACAACAAATAAACTCAATATCTCATATTGACTTATTTAAGAATGAACATGCATTTTGCATTCATACTTGATCATGAGAACCATATATATTACTCTCACATATGCATATGCAGGAGGAACAACTCTTGTCTAGGTCACTCATATCCCTTCGCATGACTCGTGGAGTACATAGTTAACCAAGTTTATAATTATCTTAGTGTTAGGCATGTGACATCACACTCAAGAGGGGTTAAAATGTGCATTTCAGAAAATTTTGATTTTGAAAACTTTTAAAATTAATTTCagagtttaaaaatattttgaaagtaAGTAGCAGAAAATATAGTTTAGAAATTAAAACGAGAAAAGTAACAATTGAGGGAAGAGAGAAGACACCAGAAATTATACAGGTTCAGTTAAAATCAAATTAGTCTTATCCCCAAGATTTAATCTAGATAGTATTAAACAAAATTTAAGAGCTTTTAGTAGGTTGAACCTGAAAGAGCTTTTTAACACCGGGGTGAACTCGTGAACCGAATTTTGATTTTATAACAAGCTAACCAAGAACCTGTGATATTTTAACATCGGGTTGATCTGGAACCGAAGCAAGCTTTTAACACCAGGCTGAACTTGAACCGTAGGTTTTATACCAACTAACCAAGAACCTATGAGATTTTAATACCAGGTTGATCTCTAATCAAACCGATGACTTAGTAAGTAAAtccccaaaaataaaattttaatgGGTTTAGCTTCGAATCTAAATAAACAATCCCTAAATGGATGAATTATTGAACCAAGCTAAAAACAAACTCCTTTAGTGAGTATACGAGTTTATCCTTCTAGAATTACAAACTCCTCACTTGTAAAATAACATTCTCAAAAGTGCTACAACTAAACTTTAGTGAGAGTAAGtaaacaaaaatatttttagagaGAGAGAGTGAGGAGTGAGGAGTGAGGAATGAAATATTACGTTTCTGGATGTGAAAATATGTGATAACAAACCTCTATTTGTAGGCTAGAGGTTGGCACAAAAAATAAATTTTTGTGTGACCAATAATGACGGGTCAATCCATTGACATAATGCTCCAATCAATTGGTTGACTTAAAAACAATCGGTTAATAAGTTTAAAAGGTAAAAAATATATTTAGACATTACCATCCATTAAGGCACTATCTTAATCACTTATGACATATTTTTCAACTAGTCAAATCGATTAAACATAAGCGTCTATCGATTGGCACAAACAAAAACTTGCCTATAACTTTTCTGACAACTCCTATATCATTTGGCACGACTTCAAGGTATTTTCAGAAGTATTTTCAGAAGTATTTTCTTGAGAAAAAAATAAGTGAAtttttttatgtgtgtgtgtgtgtgtgattaGCCGTATACTTTACAATAAAGCCCTTATGCTTTTACAATGTATATTCACTCAGACGTATCGAGACGAACTTTCATATACTTCAAGAATTGTCAGATGCCTCTAATCTGTATCGAGGCGAGCTTTCACATATTTCATGACTTGTCAAATACTTCCAATCTTGAAGAGGCTTTCTTGATCTTTACGTTGAGATGTGGATTGAGTTGTATTTCATTCATGTGACATCGTTAAGTTTGTCAAACCCTAATACGTTGGTtgcatttttaattgttttacgCTTTGCTTTAGATGTTATCATCAAGGACTAGTTATTATCATCAAAAGCATGTTCTTCTTTAAGAGGTTTTCCTTGACCAATAACCCGCAAAACAATGTTCTACACTTATTGCATATAATATTTTATGGTACTAAAGTAATCAACTCATCTCGTAAGGACCATTGTGGTTCCAAGTCGAATGGTGGCATACAACACTATCAttatgagaataacttatgacacttacATTACACATTATGTAGTATTTTTATGATGAATCAATCCATcataaatattactcataatatttAGAGCTATGTGAAGGCTTCATATCTTAAACTCATAACGTGTGAGATACGATCATACTCACATAATAATTTCTATGCATTACAACTGTATCATATGATAGTAAAGTTGAACATGGTTAAGTCACATTTAATGTAGCATTAAAAAAATAACTATTCTAAGAACTTTATTATGTCTtatacaatatatatatatatatatatatatattatatatatatatatatatatatatatatatatatatatatatatatatatatatatatatatatatatatatatatatatatatatatatatatatatatatatatatatatatatatattattgagaatgtatcaaatgtgagtagtgtgggtaataATCCTACATTGGTTAGAAAAATGAGAGATTTGAACATTTATAAGTCAGAGAACccacccacctatcaccttaaggttgtaggtgaatatgtggtgtgtctctcacaaagatGTTGCTCCAAAAAGAAGAAGTTCCATAATATTCAATGCTCCATAGTAAAAAAGCtcccccaacaaatggtatcatgagCCATTGGTTCGAGAAATGGACCGACTTACTTGTATTGAAAGTCAACGGTGCtagtgtggtgaataagaaacgttccaTTGAAGAGTGTTAACGGCACCACtgtggtgaataagaaacattatgtgcggtacaagagtttgtggaagaCCCACCtacctatcaccttaaggttttgggtgaatttatgatgtgtctctcacaaaggtgttgctccaAAAAGAAAAAGTCCCACAATGTTCAATGCCCCATAATAAAAAACTCCcccaacatatatatatatatatatatatatatatatatatatatatatatatatatatatatatatatatatatatatatattatatatatatatatatatatatatatatatatatatatatatatatatatatatatatatatatattaggaCTTACTCAAATAATTAGTTATTTAAGGTAGTTAGAGTTTGTTGAGAAACTTGTTATTCAAGTTTTGTGTATGATTTAATTTCGGGGATGCAAGCCCGCATTTCCTGAAAAGTGTGATACACTTATGAGGGGAGTATGGTTGGAAATATGATGGGAGAATTTTCAAAGTCAGAAATGGTAATCCATATGGTACCAGAAGAAGATGACTTGAATCTCTTGTACCAACCTCCTTCCTGGATAAGGTTTTTGCCAGTCGAAGAAGACAATCATTGTAATTTTTTCTCCTCATTTCTTCTTGAGTCGACTGGGTCTGGGTGGTTAGAAAATCCCCCACGTTTGCGGTAAGTTATTCTACCATCACCTTCATGGCCTTATTTATCCTAAATATATTCTTGACATACACCATGGTACGTGCTGAAAAGAGCAAACATAGTTAACAAACATTATAGGAATATCCAAAATAAGTAAAAAGATAAATATCCCCTTCTGACAAAGAGTTCTTTTTTGTCCCGAGCATCGACGACGTCCACTACCACTCAATTATTAATCAGTCTCCTTTCCTACATGGAAATACCTACATTTGAAGGACTTTTACCTTCTTGGTAACTCAAGTGCTCCCATAAAGTTATCaaatcctctttcattgacaCTTCCTTATAGGCCATAGAGTAAGAATAAATGGCGTATGTGTGTGACTCTTTGTTGAAGTGGCTTCAACAATTCCATATACTATATTTACATTTAGCTCATTTCAGAGAAAAATGAACGATTGATGAAGGGACATTTGGAAAAGGTTTTCCCTCAGGTACCTTGTAGAATACATAGTGGGCCTATGGAGTTTGGGGAAGTACCATAAGGAAACAATCCTTGAAATTTTTGTAACTGTTCATGTAGACGCAAAGCATTTTAGATGTTTGACATAGTGAGATTAACCATTTTCTATGGAAGGGACCCTTTGAGGTGCACGACATGTTGAAAAGGTTAAAAACGAGGTTCACTGACGATTCTTTATCCCGATATTCACACCaatattgaattttttttgaCAAAGACTCAGGATATCAGGTGTAGCTAGGAATGGGAAATTTTTAAGCGCCTTAATACCCATTCCTTAAACCCGGTGAAAGGCAACACGAACTTCAGCTGAGAAAATATGCATTCATAAAAAGGAATTAAACACCTGTCAAAGTAATTGTAAATCTTCTTGCCATTGTCGACATATGAAACCAACCAATTAGAGGGCAAACTCACTTCTACATGAGAATCCTCCTCTCTATCCGTACTAAGAACGAAATTATTCCTACATTTTCGGGATCCACCTAGTGGTACATACCAACATCCACTAACTTCACTAAACCGGCAGCTTTCGTTAAATCATGTCTTCC from Lathyrus oleraceus cultivar Zhongwan6 chromosome 1, CAAS_Psat_ZW6_1.0, whole genome shotgun sequence includes:
- the LOC127113951 gene encoding uncharacterized protein LOC127113951 codes for the protein MVGVNFNEKTYSIGFAFLESGKEENVTRALKVCQSMLKDQEEMPKVIVIGHNTVLMNSVANVFPTSYALLCRYPITKNVRSQVKSAIGAKQINVEDGKMVKEDVVVEKIMDACNHIVNSSTKELYADSVMHFRKMCEKYPDLLKYVESIILDQVNKKVVCAWTDQLVGNISRASLNYIFHKVKRADNVGSDSAKCGYCLSENDRLETTFSKDAPKKLKPTPSDTSTVRSPLYFEHVDNVFSNSTTPKSQKSVFKGDRISKPPPSPPQPNIQFIDEVPLFMHKYIEQTVNIERDDNRDYRAISALLSKEEDNHTLVHHQLIQELKTHKESYTRLYKKKENFDEIYESLVLCLSGPTLEEK